In Alkalihalobacillus sp. TS-13, the following are encoded in one genomic region:
- a CDS encoding SDR family oxidoreductase, with translation MYNVIYHSPHQEKPTGQPPQHQNKQPGTEKEMVPTPQTEDTYYKGSGKLKGKTAIITGGDSGIGKSTAILFAKEGADVVIVYLNEHEDANDTKKEVEEEGQKCLLIPGDIGDESFCQHVVSQVISEFGALDVLVNNAAEQHPRNGIEEISQEQLERTFRTNIFSCFYMVKAALPHLKEGSSIINTASVVAYKGNDHLIDYSATKGAIVAFTRSLSESLVSKGIRVNGVAPGPIWTPLIPSTFDAEHVGEFGKNTPMGRPGQPDEVAPSFVFLASDDSSYISGQMIHVNGGVVLNG, from the coding sequence ATGTATAACGTTATCTATCATTCACCTCACCAAGAAAAACCGACAGGACAGCCACCACAGCATCAAAACAAACAGCCTGGTACAGAGAAAGAAATGGTCCCTACTCCACAAACGGAAGATACGTATTATAAAGGGAGTGGTAAACTCAAAGGAAAGACAGCGATTATTACAGGCGGAGACAGCGGAATCGGAAAATCCACAGCGATTTTATTTGCAAAAGAAGGCGCGGATGTAGTGATCGTTTACCTGAATGAACATGAAGATGCCAATGATACGAAGAAGGAAGTAGAAGAAGAAGGACAAAAATGTCTTCTGATCCCTGGAGACATTGGTGATGAATCTTTCTGCCAGCATGTCGTCTCCCAAGTGATCTCTGAATTCGGAGCTTTGGATGTATTGGTCAATAATGCAGCTGAACAACATCCTAGGAATGGCATTGAAGAAATCTCCCAGGAACAACTTGAACGTACATTCAGAACGAACATCTTTTCATGCTTTTACATGGTGAAGGCGGCTCTCCCCCATTTGAAAGAAGGTAGCTCCATCATCAATACAGCATCTGTAGTTGCGTATAAAGGGAATGATCATTTGATTGATTATTCTGCTACCAAGGGAGCAATCGTCGCATTCACCCGTTCTTTATCAGAATCCCTTGTGTCCAAAGGTATACGTGTCAATGGGGTTGCACCAGGCCCGATTTGGACACCGTTGATTCCTTCGACTTTTGACGCTGAACATGTCGGTGAGTTCGGGAAAAACACGCCGATGGGAAGACCGGGACAACCAGATGAAGTCGCACCTAGCTTCGTCTTCCTCGCAAGTGACGACTCTTCCTATATTTCTGGACAAATGATCCATGTCAACGGAGGCGTTGTACTGAACGGTTAA
- a CDS encoding histidine kinase N-terminal domain-containing protein: MKLKHELNENEKQEIIELFHSYHETILSEWLKAASISEDDPFRYEITINGGHTIRLVVAYIEDPETPLVQQLTKKIANERVKAKVGIGEFISNINLGRSIIYRVLKMTDVSKEAQLKYLLVVNDFFDLYMYHSLTEYTRVKDSIIQNKSRFIQEMHSDRLSILGQVAASFAHEFRNPLTSIKGFIQMIENQSKNPETSTYFDIINHEMVSLQEKITQFLYLSKMKGLDDQSDLFSMDRVVKGMLEFLYPRFLDENINVYHDLLHDVKAYGVEGQIKQVLLNILNNAVEELSEVDGDRNIHVRLSEEDENIHLTISNNGSMIPEHLLEDIFEPFISTKQLGTGLGLSVCKQIVEKHKGTINVISTETETSFFLSFPKAFKKGAAYDDQQENTLQRN; the protein is encoded by the coding sequence ATGAAATTGAAGCATGAGCTGAATGAGAATGAAAAACAAGAAATAATAGAATTATTCCATTCGTATCATGAAACGATTCTGTCTGAATGGCTGAAGGCAGCCTCGATTTCTGAGGACGACCCATTCCGCTATGAAATCACGATTAATGGTGGGCATACGATCCGTTTGGTGGTGGCGTATATTGAGGATCCGGAGACTCCACTCGTTCAACAATTGACGAAAAAGATTGCAAACGAACGGGTGAAAGCTAAAGTCGGTATTGGAGAATTCATATCGAATATTAATCTCGGACGTTCGATCATTTATCGCGTTCTCAAAATGACCGATGTATCAAAGGAAGCACAATTGAAATATCTCTTAGTAGTGAATGACTTCTTCGACTTATATATGTATCATTCCTTAACGGAGTATACGAGGGTGAAAGATTCGATCATCCAAAATAAAAGCCGCTTCATACAAGAAATGCACAGCGACCGTCTATCGATTTTAGGCCAGGTTGCTGCAAGCTTTGCCCATGAATTCCGTAATCCTTTGACGTCAATAAAGGGTTTCATCCAAATGATCGAAAATCAATCTAAAAACCCTGAGACTTCAACCTATTTCGATATCATCAATCACGAAATGGTAAGCTTGCAGGAGAAAATCACCCAATTTCTCTATCTTTCTAAAATGAAGGGACTTGATGATCAATCGGATCTGTTTTCTATGGATCGTGTCGTAAAAGGAATGCTCGAATTCCTCTACCCTCGATTCCTCGACGAGAATATCAATGTGTATCACGATCTTTTGCATGACGTCAAGGCCTATGGAGTAGAGGGTCAGATCAAACAGGTCCTCCTCAATATTCTTAATAATGCAGTTGAGGAATTGTCGGAAGTGGATGGGGACAGAAATATACATGTAAGGTTAAGTGAGGAAGATGAAAATATCCATCTTACAATCTCCAATAATGGGTCTATGATTCCCGAACATTTATTAGAAGATATATTCGAGCCGTTCATATCCACGAAGCAACTTGGGACAGGATTAGGATTATCTGTTTGTAAACAAATTGTAGAGAAGCATAAAGGAACGATCAATGTCATTTCGACAGAAACGGAGACCTCGTTTTTCCTTAGCTTCCCAAAGGCATTTAAGAAAGGAGCTGCGTATGACGATCAACAAGAAAATACATTACAACGCAATTGA